The Mycobacterium seoulense genomic interval TCTTCCGCGACACCTACCAATGCGGCAACGAGGAAGCCAACGTCGGGCACATCCTCATCACCCATGGCGAATACCAGGTGACCGCCGAAGGCGTGTTCACGTACAAGGCCAACGACGAGGGCAAGATGACCGCCCTGCGCGCGTACTGGGAGATGGACCGCGCGGCAGCGTCGGCCAGGAAGGTCTAAAGCGGCTCGAGCCCGGCCAGGTGTCGCTGCGCCAGTTCGCGGTAGGCCTGGGGGTTCACCTTGACCCACATCTCCGCGCCCGTTCCGGCGACCGGACCCTTGATCTGCGCCGGCGCGCCGACCGCCAGCATCCCGGCCGGAATCTGGGTGCCGGCCGTCACCAGCGAGTGGGCCGCGATCAGGCTGCCCGCGCCGATCACCGCGCCGTCGAGGACCGTGGCGTGGTTGGCGATCAGGGCCTCGGATCCGACGTGCGCCCCGTGAATGCAGCACAGGTGCGCCACGGTGGCGCCGGGGCCGATGTCGACCGGGATGCCGGGCGGGGCGTGCAGCACGGACCCGTCCTGCACGTTGGCGCCCTCCCGCACCACGATGGGCCCGTAATCGCCGCGCAGCACGGTGTTGAACCACACCGACGCACCGGCCTCGACGACAACGTCGCCGATCAGGGTGGCGGTCGGGGCGACAAATGCGGTCGGATCGACCCGCGGCGCATGACCCTCGAAAGCGAACAGCGGCATCGTCTAGATATACCCCGAGCGCGCATGCGCCGCGGGTATCCGCAGCCAGACGCGCCGTCATTGCGCAGCCCCGCCGCAAAACTGTAACGTGTTCTAGTTAGAGGGCCAGTGAGTTGGAGGTGACAGGTGAGTACCGACACCAAGGCGGTCGGCATCCGGGAGATCGATCCCGGCGCATTGCCGACGAGGTACGCCCGGGGCTGGCATTGCCTGGGTGTCGCGAAGGACTTCCAGGACGGTAAGCCGCACTCGATCGAGGCGTTCGGCACCAAGCTCGTGGTCTTCGCCGACTCGCACGGGGACCTGAAGGTGCTGGACGGCTACTGCCGGCACATGGGTGGTGACCTGTCGGAGGGCACCATCAAGGGCGACGAGGTGGCCTGCCCGTTCCACGACTGGCGCTGGGGCGGTGACGGCCGCTGCAAGTTGGTGCCGTACGCCAAGCGCACGCCCAAGACGGCGCGCACCCGCTCGTGGACGACCGATGTGCGCGGGGGCCTGCTGTTCGTCTGGCACGACCACGAACAGAACCCGCCGGATCCGGCGGTCCGGATCCCCGACATCCCGGAAGCCGCCAGCGACGAGTGGACCGAATGGCGGTGGAACCGCGTCCTCATCGAGGGGTCGAACTGCCGCGACATCATCGACAACGTCACCGACATGGCGCACTTCTTCTACATCCATTTCGGATTGCCGACGTACTTCAAGAATGTCTTCGAGGGCCACATCGCGTCGCAGTACCTGCACAACGTGGGGCGGCCGGACGTCAACGACCTGGGCACCTCCTACGGCGAGGCGCACCTTGACTCCGAGGCGTCGTACTTCGGGCCGTCGTTCATGATCAACTGGCTGCACAACAGCTACGGCGGCTACAAGGCCGAGTCGATCCTGATCAACTGCCACTACCCGGTGACCCAGAACTCGTTCATGCTGCAGTGGGGAGTCATCGTCGAAAAGCCCAAGGGCATGGACGAAGAGATGACCGACAAGCTGTCGCGGGTGTTCACCGAGGGTGTCAGCAAGGGCTTCCTGCAGGATGTCGAAATCTGGAAGCACAAGACCCGCATCGACAACCCGCTGCTGGTCGAGGAGGACGGCGCCGTCTATCAGCTCCGCCGCTGGTATCAGCAGTTCTATGTCGACGTCGCCGACATCCAGCCGGAGATGGTGGAACGTTTCGAGATCGAGGTCGACACCACCCGCGCCAACGAGTACTGGAACGCCGAGGTCGAAGAGAACCTCAAGGCCAAAGAGACTGAAGACGTTCCCGCGGAACAACACTGACACCCATGCCCGACGACCAGCCGGCTGTTCCCGACGTCGATCGGCTCGCGCGCTCGATGCTGTTGCTGCACGGCGACCATCACGACCACGACGAGCGGCAGGCCAGCTCCGACCGCACCGGCGGCGGATCCTGGTCGAAGTCAAGCGATTTCAGCGGCGATCCGCAACGCGCCGCCGCCGTCGCCGAGGCCAGCCGCGCCGACCGCGAGCGCTACCTCAGCTCGGGGCTGCTGCCGGTGGACTGCCGGTTCTGCCATGTAACGGTCACCGTCCGGCGGCTCGGCCCGGGCCACACCGCGGTGCAATGGAACACCGAAGCGTGGCAGCGCTGCGCGCACTTCAGCGAGGTCCGCAATTCCGGTGGTGATACCGCGCGCACCCGATCGTGCCCCAAATTGAGCGACAGCATCGAGCACGCGGTCGCGGAAGGCTACCTGGGCGAGCCCGTGCCCGAGAACGACTGATCTACAGTCCGGCGAAGCGCTCCTTGACGGTTTCCACGGTCAGCCCGTAATCGGCCAGCGAATAACGGTGTTTCGGCGCGCGCTCGCCGGACTGGCTGTCGGCGTGCGTCTTTTCCATCGCCGCCCTCGCCTCATCCGACAGCGTCAAACCGAAGTGCCGGTAGATGTCGGCCACGGTGCCGATCGGGTCGGCGATCAGTTGCTTGTAGTCGACGTCATAGAACTGGGACGGCGAGTACTTGGCGCGCGCCGTATTGAAACGCTCCAGCCCACGCGACCACGTATCCATTGCGTCAGCGCCGATTTGGGCCCCGTCGAACTTCGTCGACCATCCCTCGGCGGTGTGCTGGGCCAGCGAGCACATTGAAGCCATGATCGTCTCGACCGGCCGATGCGTCTGAATCACCAGCGCGTCGGGGTAGGTGGCCATCAAGGCGTCCAGGGCGAACAGGTGGCTGGGATTCTTCAGCACCCAACGCTTTTCGGTGTCGTTGAGCCCGATCAGCTGGAGGTTCTTGCGATGCCGCCGGTAGGACGGCGTCCAGTCCTGTTCGGACAGCCAGCGCGCGTAAGTGGGCACGTGCGCCAACGACTCGTAGGACACCGAATGCAGCGATTGCCGGAGCAGCTGCCAGCATTCCTCGAGTTCGTACGCCGCCATGAAGTGCAGGCCGGTGTAGCCGGGGTTGTCCTGGTGATGCTGATTGAATTGGGCGTCGAGTTGGCGATAGAGGGGGTGCGACTCCCAGGTTTCGCGTGGCGGACGAGGCTGCGGGAACTCGGCCAGCCACATGTGCAGGCCCTGGTGCGCCGGGTCGGCACCCAGCAGGCGATGCAGCGCGGTGGTGCCGGTGCGCACCAGGCCGGTGACAAAGATCGGGCGTTCGATCACGACGTCGGCGTGCTGAGGGTACTGCTTCCACGACGCCTCGGACAGCAGCCGGGCCACCAGCGCGCCGCGCAGGAAGAACCGATTCATCTTGCTGCCCAACACCGTAAGGCCGGCTTCGCGCCGGTAGGAGTCCAGCAGCACATCCAGCGCTTCGAGATAGTTGTCGTCGTTGGTGCCGAAGTCGTCGAGCCCGGTCAGCTTGGTGGCCGACGCGTGCAGCTCTTCGACGGTGCCGATGTCGGTGCGATCGGACATCAGTTGTGGTACTCCCCGCAGTTGACGTCCAGAGTCTGCCCGGTGATGCCGCTGGACAGGTCGCTGGCCAGGAAAAGGATCGCCGAGGCCACCTCGTCTTCGGTGGGCAGGCGCTTGAGGTCGGAGTTCGCCGCGGTGGCCGCGTAGATCTGGTCCACCGTGCTACCGTACTTGCCGGCCTGATGTTCGAAGTAGGCCTGCAACGTGTCGCCCCAGATATAGCCGGGCGCAACGGAATTGACGCGGATGCCCTTGTCGCCCAGCTCGGTGGCCAGCGACTGCGACATGGACAACAACGCCGACTTGGCCATCTTGTAGGCGCCGTATTTGGCCTGTGAGTGGCGCAGCACCATGGAGTTGACGTTGACAATCGATCCGTGGGATTTCTCCAGCGCGGGCGTGAAGGCCTGGATGAGCCGTAGCGCGCCGAGCGCGCTCAGCTCGATCGCGTCCCGGATGTGCTGAAAACTGGTGCCGGCCAACGGCTTCATCGACGGCACCCGGAACGCATTGTTGATCAGCACGTCGGCCTTGCCATAGGTCGCCATGGTCGTCTCGACGAGATAGTTCACCTCGTCGTCGTCGGTGATGTCGGCGCGCACGGCCAACGCGCTGCGCCCGGTGTCGTTGACCTGTTTGGCGACGCTTTCCAGCCGCTCCACGGTCCGCGCCGCCAACACCAGATCGGCGCCGTCCTGGGCGCACCGGTGCGCCAGTGTGGTACCTAGCCCCGGTCCGACGCCGCTGATGACGACGACCTTTCCCTCGAGCAATCCTGACATCGTCACCCCAGCATCCTGGCCGCAATTTGTTGTTGGCGCAGCGCTATTCGCGCACGCCATTCCTCGTCGGAAATCTTGTTGTGTTCGAAGAAGGGCAGCCTGGCAGGGACGGCGTCGAAGTCGACAAGCTCCACGGAGGGCCCGTCGGCCTCGGTGAGTTGGCGGGACACCCGCTGCCAGCGGAACTGCAAAAAGCCCCGCCGATGGCCCACCGTCTCCACCCAGTTGGTCACGCCCGGGTTTTGATCGGCCACGACGATGCGCACCTTGCCGTCCGGATCCGCCTGCGCCTGAGTGTTGTTCAGCGATGTTTGATGGTTGATGTAGTCCAGCGAGATGTACCAGAGGCTGCCCAACTGGAAGCCGAGGTAGGGCGCGTCGGACACCGGGACGGTGATCACCAGTGCCTGATCGGGTCGCAGATCGTAGTGGCCGACCGACGAATACTGGGTCGCCAGGCCGCCCGGGGTCAGCCGGGGCGCGACCATGGTGTTGACCGGAAGGTCGAGGTAGAACCACTGCGGGAACTGCAGCCACGTCTTCACCCGGTTGACAAGCTGCTTTCCCGCTGTGGCGTAACGCTTTTCGATGGTTTCGCGGGTCAGCGGCGGCGGTGCGGTGCCCGCGGTGTCCAGCCGGGAGATGGCCAGCGTTCCGCGCTGTGCCGCCCAGTCGCCGTAGACCTCGCGGATGACCAGTTGCCCGGGGCTCGTGGGCCGCACCCGCCACTCGAAGCTGCCGTCGGCGGCGATCTCGAGCTCTCGGTCGTCGAACGCGGCCTGACTGGCAGGCACGTTGTCGTCGGTGTATTCACCCCCGAGTAGCTGGAAACTCAGGTCGGTCGTGGTACCGCGCCGACCGGTCACGACGTAGTCGTGATTGGCGTGCACCCGGGTCCCGAAGTAGAGGGTGTCGGGGTTGTCCAGGCCCATCTTGGTGAACGGCCCGGTTCCCGACTGCAGGAACGGATGGTCCCGGTCGTAATCGAACGCCAGGTGGATGCAGGCCGAAACGCAGCCCGCCAAATACTGCAGCCCTTCGAGCAGGTCGGCTTCGGTCTCGATGAAGGGCGCGTCGGCGACGAGTTTCTCGGCTTCGGCGATCGCGTGAGTGAGGGGATCAGAGAACGACACGCATAGACGCTAGAACGTGTTCTACTTTTTCGTCAATGGCGAACGTTCGCCCGCGTCCGCCGCGGCGTTCACTGACGAGGCCGGCTCACTAGGGTGCGCACTGCTGCGACAGGTCGATCAGATGCTGCCGCACGTCCGGATGCCGATTCAGGTAATCCATGACGTTGCCGTTGCCGCCCTCCGCCTGCGCCCTGGCCTGCAGCTGCGCATGGAGGTCGGGATGTCGCTTCAGGTACGAGTCGATGGAGTTACCCACGGTCTGGTCACACTGCGGTGCGGCGTTGGCCGCCGGGAGCGCGATCACGGTCGCGGCGATGGCAGCCAGCAAACCCCCAGCGAGCACGCCGTACCGTCTGCGGCGACGAGCTGTCCAGGATGTCACGGTCATGCGCGCCAGGTTACTCGCGATACCTTTGCGTCGCCTGTGCGCGCGTAGGGGCGGTTAGGTGGTGGCCGCGCCGCTCTCTTGCTCGCGTTTGATTTCGAGTGCGATGTCGATGAGCTGGTCTTCCTGGCCGCCGATGAGCTTGCGCTGACCCGCCCGGTGCAGCAGCTGGTGCGCGGGCACACCGTAGCGCTCGGACTGGCGAATGGCGTGCTTGAGGAAGCTGGAGTACACCCCCGAGTAGCCCATGATCAGGGCGTTGCGGTCCAGCAGGCATTCGGCGGGCATGGCCGGGGCGACGACCTCCTCTGCGGCGTCGGCGATGTCGAAGAAGTCGATGCCGGTCTTGACGCCGATCTTGTCGAACACCCCGATCAAGGCCTCGACGGGAGCGTTGCCCGCCCCGGCGCCGAACCGGCGGCACGAGCCGTCGATCTGCTTGGCCCCGGCCCGCACGGCCTCCACCGAGTTCGCGACCCCCAGGCCGAGGTTCTCGTGGCCGTGGAAGCCGACCTGGGCGTCGTCACCGAGTTCGGCGACCAGCGCGGCCACCCGGTCCCGCACGCCCTCGAGGACCAGGGCGCCCGCCGAATCGACCACGTAGACGCACTGACAGCCCGCGTCGGCCATGATGCGGGCCTGCGCGGCCAGCTTCTCCGGCGGGATCGTGTGCGACATCATCAAGAACCCGACGGTTTCCAGGCCCAGCTCGCGCGCCAGGCCGAAGTGCTGGATCGACACGTCGGCCTCGGTGCAGTGGGTGGCGATCCGGCAGATCGACCCGCCGTTGTTCTGCGCCTCCTTGATGTCCTCCTTGGTGCCCACCCCGGGCAGCATCAGGAAGGCGATCTTGGCCTCCTTGGCGGTCTCGGCCGCCAGCTTGATCAGCTCCTGCTCCGGCGTCTTGGAGAACCCGTAGTTGAAGCTCGACCCGCCCAGCCCGTCGCCGTGGGTGACCTCGATGACCGGCACACCGGCGGCGTCCAGGGCGGCCACGATGGCGCCCACCTCGTCCTTGGTGAATTGGTGGCGTTTGTGGTGCGAGCCGTCGCGCAGCGACGTGTCGGTCAGCCGGACGTCCCAGATCGGATTGAAGAAGATGTCGGTAGTCATGCTTGCGCTCCTGGCGCCGTCGCGGATAGGGATTCCTTCGCGATCTCCTCGCCGACCTTGGTGGCCGCGGCGGTCATGATGTCCAGATTGCCCGCATAGGGGGGCAGGTAATCGCCGGCGCCCTCGACTTCGACGAACGTGGTGACGACCGCCTGGCCACCCGAATTGAGCGACGGCTCGTCGAACTGCGGCTCGTTGAGCAGCCGGTATCCCGGCACGTAGGTCTGCACCTCGGCCACCACGTCGCGAATGGACTGGGCGATCGCGTCGCGGTCGGCGTCTTCGGGGATCGCGCAGAAAATGGTGTCGCGCATGATCATCGGCGGATCGGCCGGGTTGAGGATGATGATCGCCTTGCCCCGCGTGGCGCCCCCGATGGTCTCCACGCCCCGGCTCGTGGTCTTGGTGAACTCGTCGATGTTGGCCCGCGTGCCCGGACCGGCCGAGACCGACGCGACCGAGGCGACGATCTCGGCGTAGGGCACCTCAACCACCCGCGACACGGCATACACGATCGGGATGGTCGCCTGCCCCCCGCAGGTGATCATGTTGACGTTCGGCGCGTCCAGGTGCTGGCGCAGGTTCGCCGGCGGGATGACCGCCGGCCCCACCGCGGCCGGGGTCAGATCGATCGCCCGGATACCCGCGGCCTCGTACTTCGGTGCCGCGTCCCGGTGCACGTAGGCACTCGTCGCCTCGAACACCAGGTCGGGCTTCTCGGACTGGGCCAGCAACCAGTCCACCCCCTCGTGCGTGGTCTCCAAACCCAGCTTGCGAGCCCGGGCCAGGCCCTCGCTTTCCGGGTCGATGCCCACCATCCAGCGCGGCTCCAGCCAGTCCGACCGCAGCAACTTGTACAGCAGGTCAGTACTGATGTTTCCCGACCCGACAATGGCCACACTCGCCTTAGCCGGCATGATGCTCCTTCGCGAAGCTCTCGATATTTAAGTCCGACGATTTAATTCGAGACTATTCGAACGACAGATGGACAGAACCAAGGCCCGTGAAGTCGGCCACAAACTTGTCGCCGGCATGCGCGTCGATCGCCCGCGTGCACGATCCGGGAAGCACCACGTCGCCCTTGCGTAGCCGCACGCCGAAGCCGTCTACCTTCCGGGCCAGCCAAGCCACCGCGGTGACCGGGTTGCCCAGCACCGCGTCGGTGCGGCCCTTCGCGACGACCTCACCGTTGCAGCTGAGGACCGCATCGATCCCCTTGACGTCGATGTCGCGCGGCGCGACGCGGGCCTTGCCCAGGACGAAGCCCGCCGACGAGGCGTTGTCGGCGATGGTGTCGCACAACTCGATCTTCCAGTCGGTGATCCGGGTGTCGATCAACTCGATGGAGGGAACCAGCGCCTCGGTGGCCGCCAGCACGTCGTCCTCGGTGCAGTCGGCTCCCGGCAGGTCGGCGTTGAGGATGAAACCGACCTCGACCTCGACCCTGGGCCACAAATAGCGGCTCGCCTTGACCGGGGTGTCTTCGAACAATTGCATCTCGTCGAGCAAATGCCCGTAGTCCGGCTCGTCGACCCCCATCATCTGTTGGATCGCCTTCGACGACAGGCCCACCTTGTGGCCCAGCACCCGGGCCCCCTCGGCGACCCGCTGGCGGATATTG includes:
- a CDS encoding gamma carbonic anhydrase family protein, whose amino-acid sequence is MPLFAFEGHAPRVDPTAFVAPTATLIGDVVVEAGASVWFNTVLRGDYGPIVVREGANVQDGSVLHAPPGIPVDIGPGATVAHLCCIHGAHVGSEALIANHATVLDGAVIGAGSLIAAHSLVTAGTQIPAGMLAVGAPAQIKGPVAGTGAEMWVKVNPQAYRELAQRHLAGLEPL
- a CDS encoding Rieske 2Fe-2S domain-containing protein, producing the protein MSTDTKAVGIREIDPGALPTRYARGWHCLGVAKDFQDGKPHSIEAFGTKLVVFADSHGDLKVLDGYCRHMGGDLSEGTIKGDEVACPFHDWRWGGDGRCKLVPYAKRTPKTARTRSWTTDVRGGLLFVWHDHEQNPPDPAVRIPDIPEAASDEWTEWRWNRVLIEGSNCRDIIDNVTDMAHFFYIHFGLPTYFKNVFEGHIASQYLHNVGRPDVNDLGTSYGEAHLDSEASYFGPSFMINWLHNSYGGYKAESILINCHYPVTQNSFMLQWGVIVEKPKGMDEEMTDKLSRVFTEGVSKGFLQDVEIWKHKTRIDNPLLVEEDGAVYQLRRWYQQFYVDVADIQPEMVERFEIEVDTTRANEYWNAEVEENLKAKETEDVPAEQH
- a CDS encoding sulfotransferase family protein; the protein is MSDRTDIGTVEELHASATKLTGLDDFGTNDDNYLEALDVLLDSYRREAGLTVLGSKMNRFFLRGALVARLLSEASWKQYPQHADVVIERPIFVTGLVRTGTTALHRLLGADPAHQGLHMWLAEFPQPRPPRETWESHPLYRQLDAQFNQHHQDNPGYTGLHFMAAYELEECWQLLRQSLHSVSYESLAHVPTYARWLSEQDWTPSYRRHRKNLQLIGLNDTEKRWVLKNPSHLFALDALMATYPDALVIQTHRPVETIMASMCSLAQHTAEGWSTKFDGAQIGADAMDTWSRGLERFNTARAKYSPSQFYDVDYKQLIADPIGTVADIYRHFGLTLSDEARAAMEKTHADSQSGERAPKHRYSLADYGLTVETVKERFAGL
- a CDS encoding SDR family oxidoreductase, coding for MSGLLEGKVVVISGVGPGLGTTLAHRCAQDGADLVLAARTVERLESVAKQVNDTGRSALAVRADITDDDEVNYLVETTMATYGKADVLINNAFRVPSMKPLAGTSFQHIRDAIELSALGALRLIQAFTPALEKSHGSIVNVNSMVLRHSQAKYGAYKMAKSALLSMSQSLATELGDKGIRVNSVAPGYIWGDTLQAYFEHQAGKYGSTVDQIYAATAANSDLKRLPTEDEVASAILFLASDLSSGITGQTLDVNCGEYHN
- the dmpG gene encoding 4-hydroxy-2-oxovalerate aldolase, translating into MTTDIFFNPIWDVRLTDTSLRDGSHHKRHQFTKDEVGAIVAALDAAGVPVIEVTHGDGLGGSSFNYGFSKTPEQELIKLAAETAKEAKIAFLMLPGVGTKEDIKEAQNNGGSICRIATHCTEADVSIQHFGLARELGLETVGFLMMSHTIPPEKLAAQARIMADAGCQCVYVVDSAGALVLEGVRDRVAALVAELGDDAQVGFHGHENLGLGVANSVEAVRAGAKQIDGSCRRFGAGAGNAPVEALIGVFDKIGVKTGIDFFDIADAAEEVVAPAMPAECLLDRNALIMGYSGVYSSFLKHAIRQSERYGVPAHQLLHRAGQRKLIGGQEDQLIDIALEIKREQESGAATT
- a CDS encoding acetaldehyde dehydrogenase (acetylating), coding for MPAKASVAIVGSGNISTDLLYKLLRSDWLEPRWMVGIDPESEGLARARKLGLETTHEGVDWLLAQSEKPDLVFEATSAYVHRDAAPKYEAAGIRAIDLTPAAVGPAVIPPANLRQHLDAPNVNMITCGGQATIPIVYAVSRVVEVPYAEIVASVASVSAGPGTRANIDEFTKTTSRGVETIGGATRGKAIIILNPADPPMIMRDTIFCAIPEDADRDAIAQSIRDVVAEVQTYVPGYRLLNEPQFDEPSLNSGGQAVVTTFVEVEGAGDYLPPYAGNLDIMTAAATKVGEEIAKESLSATAPGAQA
- a CDS encoding 2-keto-4-pentenoate hydratase, producing the protein MLSVATRDELAAELAQAERSREPIAPLTAVHPDIDVVDAYEIQLINIRQRVAEGARVLGHKVGLSSKAIQQMMGVDEPDYGHLLDEMQLFEDTPVKASRYLWPRVEVEVGFILNADLPGADCTEDDVLAATEALVPSIELIDTRITDWKIELCDTIADNASSAGFVLGKARVAPRDIDVKGIDAVLSCNGEVVAKGRTDAVLGNPVTAVAWLARKVDGFGVRLRKGDVVLPGSCTRAIDAHAGDKFVADFTGLGSVHLSFE